The Engystomops pustulosus chromosome 7, aEngPut4.maternal, whole genome shotgun sequence DNA window attctcaatgttatgctcctggttttaaaatggaagaagaaagaaatatctaaataaaaatgtagatataaaattaaaaacaaataaataaaagaatatgtatttaaaaaaaatagaatgggagtcaaagtatggcattttgttatctgtcgcagcttttattttgcggtggaggagtcaggtggaaggtgcaggcaagttattggtggactaatttaacttatagaggatgtaaaagctcatggtggtcaacagcctgagctttggaagtggccagcctcaaggctctggtaatggtaaaagcagccaggggcgggcacggtgttgaagcacacaatggataatcttcaccagggtcattggtgcccttaaagtgtactggctctgctagaatggcaagcccccctttgttgatgtctggccgggggctgtatgtcaggcaactttagattggggtattggggaatcccacccctagcatgtcacctgactcctcctctgattgttttattcctgtgattcaaataaagctgtggccatttcacccattacgttatgtggttgtgtattttttccatacaccgtgTTCCATACACTgtttaaaataaagtgggggtccatcccatatccacacgtcatgtaTCCTATACCTTATACTTATAGTCTGACGTATAGTTGATATCCGTCATAGGGTTTATACTTTGGCATATTCGCCAATTACCGATGCGCCGAAAAATAATTTCCTCTTTGCAAGTTGATATCTTTTATCCTCTATGCCGCGACTGATGCTATAGGGGCCATTTACCCCTCTGTGCATATTCCTTTATTTAGGCATGGACACATCTGGCACCTGTATAAGTATGCTCTCTGATGTTACACATCGGATACTTACAGTCTGGTTCACAATATATACCTGCATTtactttttggcgcatgcgctgcTAATATTTCATTGTCTCCTGTGCACTCCATTTAGAACAAATACTtggcactgcgcatgcgcgcccCGCGACTTCCGGTAGTTGGAACGCGACTTCCGGTAGTTGGAACGCACGCCGACAGCTGATCCGGGAGGCATGCAGGATCATTGGGGTTGGACCTGGAGGTGGGTCTCTCCTATATATACTAGATCTGTGTATTActcacacttacccctgaggaagcctgcttggacgggcgatacgcgtggggaatcgttcctccagctccttccctgtttgcactatgcactttaggtaatcattctttttgtctttttgtctTCTTTATGGTCAAACTACTTAAatctatattgtatcccatactCTGCACTTTGAATATGGTAGTACCTAATTGTTGGTGGTTTTGAGCCATACCAGGTTTTAAATCCTGGAACGTATACCATATTTGTCTACTTTTCTGCATTGAGCTCAGGGATGGTTGCTGGACTTTAGCACAtgtagtgctttttaattgtttttatgtatatatttttttgacttAATAAAAATTTTCATAATGCTCGCATACATCCTGTCTTGCTTCTGTGGTTTATAACTTATACCTTGCGATGTTTATATGCTAGGGGCCCTTCGGCCTAGTTATACCTCTTAGACCCCCTTTTTGCTTGTTGGAGGACCAATATTTTATATGACATAGCACACCTATCATACAAATAAAGTAGTTCAGGATTTTTTGGATCCATTAACAAATTTACTTTTATGGGTGCTAAATACAGAAAGCAGAATCACAACATTTACTGTATTCTCATTATAGTGAGTATCCTCTGGTTAACAGATAAATGCTAGATCGCCACTGCAGGGCTTAAGATTAGATCTAAACTCCCTCCTGCCTGAGCTTGAAATGTGTTTCTAAGCACAATTCAAACGTAATGTGAGAACAAACCTCAAAGTTCCATCTATGTGCGGCATTAATTTAAGAGGTTTTGTAAGAAAGAAATATTTGGATAACAGATGCcccagcagtagtggattatgataCAGGCGGTTTGGAcagcagcccagggcccaaggcttctaAGGGGCCCATGATCATCTGAACCAATCACCATGTTTGATACTGTCCTATAGAGATAGTAAAGAGAAGGACTCGCCAATAGATGATGAACAATGATACCTTCACAAATCCTttgaataataaaagttataaactGAGGGACTCAGAAGTCAGAATGTTATTTATGCCATTCATTGTCCCTGTTCGAAGGTCTATGTTGGACTGACGACTCAACAACTGGACCCAGcatctctgattaacccctttagacccagcgGTCACGTGACTGCTGAGTCGATAGAGCCGGCGGCCGTcccagctctgctcctccgcGCATTACGTTACTTCAGCGCGATGCTGtaaggagcggagaagggagaagctgtAGGAAAGGGGGATTTTAGATCTGGGGCTGTGATAATtgggacattatatgggttggtTTAGATGGAGCATTTGCAGGGCTTGCAAACCCAGGGTAAGGAGGTAACACTGAAATAAAAATTGGATGCAGCCGGTCCCAGGAtataaaaaggttggggaccactggccTGGAGGAGAGGGGTTCATGGAGCTGTTATATGGTCCTCTCATTAGTTTTAGCTTTCCTCCTTCAGCTACAATGAAGAGTTATCCTATAAAACCGAATATCTCCATGTCTGGTTAGAGAACACACTCCACAAAATTCAGATGCTTGTTAGGAAACAAAGATAGCGGCTACTACTGTTTTACTTGGACGGTAAAAACCTCATGTCACCCAAATAATTTACAACTTACATGTAATAGAAGATATCAGAACAAAACATAGAACTACAATTAGGAGAGAAGATATTTTATTCCCAGGCTGTGATGATATAGCCGGGGTAGATAATGGGTAAATGCCCctatattttttttgtccctctCTGCCTCTTCTTCTCCCCTTTATAATGTGGCAGAGGGTTTAGTATTTGGGGCTTTGTGGTCTGGTGGTGCCACATGTACACAGTGTAAATTGCAGATGTAGCTCCTACAGATtagctgtagggggcagtatccTGATTCTTCTGGTAAAGATGCTGAAGACTGCAGAAAATTCCAGCAACTGGGCAGGAGACGGGAGGTAACTGGGTCGCTGGTTTCTTGCCTTATCAGCCACATCATTCTCCTCAGATGTGTAGATGGAATTTCTTCATTCTACAAGATACAACCAGTGACAATGTATCATAAACCAGGAGATTCACAAGGGGTAACTATTTGTGAATGAATCCTGTAAACAAGTAACAGGTCCAGTGTTTGGGGCGTCCTGTGAGACAGCAGCCGGGTCACTACTCAGCAGAACCTCATGTAGATAAACTCACCTTTATCCATAAGTAAGAATGTGTGTGCACTGGGCGGAGATCCTAGGACCTGGCCGGCTTCATGTATGGCCGTCTCTGCAGTCACCTCCACATGTGGCTGGTGTAGGAGAACCCCTGGAATAGTTCTCTgtcctctgatgttattggggtcTTTCTGGCCTCTGCAGATGATAGTAGGGCGGACAGAGGGACTGTGTGATGGGACGTCACTGCTTCACTCTAGGAGAGaagatacagacatgagatgaATAATGAGAACAGGACTTGTCCTAAGTGTAGGTGGTatctgtgcaggagcagagcTGTAGTGAGATCTTACTGAcattgagtgcccatagaaatccTACATCTGACAGATCAATGTGTCCCACTGTTGGTTCCTATCGTTTCCATGTACTTACTGGTAGCATTACATATGGAGGGCGAGCTCTTCCTGTCCAAATGTCCGACCAGTCGACATCTGCAAAAAATGGGTGTCTGCTAATAGTTTTGCAGAACTTCTGCCTCTTCGTAGGTGACTTACGGAAAACCTATGATAAAATAATTGGAAATTGTAGTTACTGGATGGAACACTGATTATAGAATCATTAATGTCAAGTAAACATTTGCCACATCTATTACAATAAAATAATTAGCATAGCCCAATAATAATCCTATTTGACCTTCTTGGGTCTCATTGAGATATGACTGCATATACTCACCCCTTTTAAGATGTTACGTATTTGGTGATGCAGGTTACAGGGATACTCCAAACTGAAACTGGCGATGGACTCCAAGATTTTATTCGAGCTTTCACCCTCGTAGAAAGGGAAATGCCCTGTGGCCAGTTCATAAAGGATGACACCCAAGGAGTAAAAGTCCACGCTGTTATTATAGGGCTTATTTAGATGAATCTGTGGAAGCATCATGGAAGATTAATCACATGGTCAAGAAATAACCTGAATGTATCATAGATGCCATACTGAGGGCACAAGACCTGTATTCCTCACCTCTGGGGCCATGTAGCCAGGAGTTCCTGCATACTCTGTGATGGTTTCTGAGTTGTAGACGTCAACTGCAGCAAGGCCGAAGTCAGCTATTTTTATGTGACCCATGCTGTCCATCAGAATATTTTCCGGCTTAAGGTCTCTATAAAGACAAAGTTTAGCAATAACCAGTGTCATGGGAGGATTATGGATGGAGAAGTGGACGGTTACATGAAGCCTCCATCTCTATGGATAGTTACTTATAGGAACAGAGATAATCTCCTCTATGAACAATGTTTCCATTCATCATCTGACATAGCAGCAGAAGGCACCTTCCTCTATCTCCATGTATAAAATTGGAGGCATGCCCAGATAGAGCAGAGGACTTATGGACCTGTATAGAGACCATACTATGGCTCCATGCAATGTGTCCTATAAGATATCTGCACTATGTAGTGTGTTAACCCCTCTGATATTATTACATGCTCTAGATACCTGTGTATTATGCCTCTTGCGTGCAGGTACTTCAAGCCGCAGATGATCTCCGCTGTAATAAATCTAATGAGAAAGAAGAAAACATTGATCCTCAACAAACACCAGCAAAGTAATCGGCTACAAACCCAACATCTACTGGACAATGGTAAATACATGACATATAATACACAACGTGCAGGTACCTGGTGGTCTGGATATCACAGGGGGCTCTACTGTTAATAAAGTGTAGGAGTTCTCCTCCGGTGACGCACTCCATTACGAAAAATATGTAATCCtggagaaaatacagaaaatatactaCAGGACATGATGGGGACATTCTCCGTTCTGGCAGCCTAGATGTGGCTACATGTAGTAGTCTTACAAGTCTTACAAGCTGCGAGGAGGAGTCTACTGATGTCTCTACTCATGTGTTGGATGAGACCATCTATGGAGACACATAGAAGATTCCTACCTGATTCTGGGTGGCTCCAAAGCAGTGGGTAAAAAGGTGACACTGGGAGGTGATCTCAAGGACCTGGCGCTCAATGAAGATGGCATCTCTATCATCCTCTAGTAAGACTCGCTTCTTTATTATCTTCACAGCAAGATCTTGTCTGCTGGAGGGGTGCGAGGCCATCACCacctggaggagacagagggcTGTGAACACGGGTCTCATCCAGTGGcggaactaccgccgtagcagccgtagcggttgctacggggcccgggagctTCAGGGGCCCGTGGGGCGGCACATTACAATGTCTGCTGCGCAGCATTATCGACCCGGTCCGACCGAGGCAGGGGgcccgggccctgctatacggCACGATAAGGCCCCTCCCCgcccctgtgtatctgtccctgcgcccgcccctgtgtatctgtccctgcgcccgcccctgtgtatctgtccctgcgcctgctcctgtgtatctgtccctgcGCCCGCCCCTGTTTCCGccccctccttaccagtcctgcgtcggcgatccgcccacctgttCTGTAACTCcttcaggttgcaccgcgcggcccatgtcacgtgactgacgcgacctgacgtcaggtcgcgtaagtcacgtgaccagaggcgcgcggtgcaacctggaggagccgagccgccattttCTTCCGTGAGGTGAAGGTaaacggaagaagacatcaccggtgggtaagtatatgtttattatttgtatagggaaagcttttttattagttaagggtgGCCCTAGggtattttttattagagaagggaggccctaggggattttttattagagaagggaggccctaggggattttttattagagaagggaggccctaggggattttttattagagaagggaggccctaggggattttttattagagaagggaggccctaggggatcttttattagagaagggaggccctaggggattttttattagagaagggaggccctaggggattttttattagagaagggaggccctaggggattttttattagagaagggaggccctaggggat harbors:
- the LOC140069014 gene encoding protein kinase C delta type-like, coding for MASHPSSRQDLAVKIIKKRVLLEDDRDAIFIERQVLEITSQCHLFTHCFGATQNQDYIFFVMECVTGGELLHFINSRAPCDIQTTRFITAEIICGLKYLHARGIIHRDLKPENILMDSMGHIKIADFGLAAVDVYNSETITEYAGTPGYMAPEIHLNKPYNNSVDFYSLGVILYELATGHFPFYEGESSNKILESIASFSLEYPCNLHHQIRNILKGVSICSHISMRPKKVK